A genomic segment from Oncorhynchus clarkii lewisi isolate Uvic-CL-2024 chromosome 14, UVic_Ocla_1.0, whole genome shotgun sequence encodes:
- the LOC139366156 gene encoding dual specificity protein kinase CLK4-like isoform X1, with product MRQSKRMRAPGVWLNEFSWEERVESRKRQRQDDSHSSERENKSRRLNLESNEGHYLETHSLNQQRLESKDKGARVASLEMGYDEDSRGASRDRDGDRERDKEWHHYSKSSGRSGKSGRSRRSSRRGRRRSPSHLRSSYSRSHHRRSRKRSRSVVDDDEGHLVYHRGDMLRARYEIVSTLGEGAFGKVVECIDHSKSGARMALKIIKNIDRYREAAMAEVEVLEQMNSLDCDRRYACVRMLDWFDHHGHVCISFELLGLSTYDFLKQNNFQPFPVEHIRIMAYQIIRAVRFLHKNKLTHTDLKPENILFVDSKYDIEYNAKMRRDKRTLKNPDVKVVDFGNATYEHDHHTSVVSTRHYRAPEVILGLGWDHACDVWSLGCILIEYYLGSTLFQTHDSKEHLAMMERVLGPIPVHLLQKTRKRRYVHRYKLDWDAHSSSGRYVRKHCKPLKQYMTAQSADHKQLFDLVQKMLEYDPTKRLSLDQALRHPFFTCLLKATKN from the exons ATGCGGCAGTCAAAGCGAATGCGTGCCCCTGGTGTTTGGCTAAATGAGTTCAgctgggaggagagagtggagagccGAAAGCGACAGAGGCAAGATGATTCGCACAGCAGTGAAAGGGAGAACAAATCTCGAAGACTTAACCTCGAATCAAATGAAGG GCATTACCTGGAGACCCACAGCCTGAATCAGCAGAGGCTAGAGTCTAAGGACAAGGGGGCCAGAGTAGCCAGCCTGGAGATGGGCTACGACGAGGACAGCAGGGGCGCCTCCAGGGATAGAGACGGAGACCGTGAAAGGGACAAGGAGTGGCACCACTACAGCAAGTCATCTGGTCGGAGCGGCAAGAGCGGCCGCAGCAGACGCAGTAGCCGCCGAGGGCGGAGACGCAGCCCTTCTCACCTACGCTCCTCTTACTCG AGGAGCCATCATCGCAGGAGCAGGAAAAGATCCAGGAGTGTTGTGGATGATGACGAGGGTCACCTGGTCTATCACaggggagacatgctgagagcgaGAT ATGAGATTGTGTCCACTCTAGGAGAAGGAGCCTTTGGAAAAGTCGTGGAATGCATCGATCACTCTAA AAGTGGTGCTCGCATGGCACTGAAGATCATTAAAAACATTGACCGCTACCGTGAGGCGGCCATGGCTGAGGTGGAGGTGCTGGAGCAGATGAACTCTCTGGACTGTGACCGGAGATA tGCGTGTGTGAGGATGCTGGACTGGTTCGACCACCATGGCCACGTGTGTATATCGTTTGAGCTGCTGGGGCTCAGTACCTATGACTTCCTTAAGCAGAACAACTTCCAGCCTTTCCCCGTAGAACACATCAGAATCATGGCCTACCAGATCATCAGAGCCGTACGAT TCCTGcataagaacaagctgacacacactgacctgaAGCCGGAGAACATTCTGTTTGTGGACTCGAAGTACGACATCGAGTACAATGCCAAAATG AGACGTGACAAGAGAACGTTGAAGAACCCGGATGTGAAGGTGGTTGATTTTGGCAACGCCACGTATGAACACGACCACCACACCTCCGTAGTGTCCACGCGCCACTACCGCGCTCCAGAGGTCATTCTGG GTTTGGGCTGGGACCATGCCTGTGACGTgtggagtctgggctgtatcctCATCGAGTACTACCTGGGGTCAACTCTCTTCCAG accCACGACAGTAAAGAACACCTGGCTATGATGGAGAGGGTCCTTGGCCCCATACCTGTACACCTCCTGCAGAAAACCAGGAAGCGTCGGTACGTCCATCGTTACAAGCTGGATTGGGACGCACACAGCTCTTCTGGCAGATATGTGAGGAAACACTGCAAACCACTCAAG cAATACATGACGGCCCAGAGTGCTGACCACAAACAGCTGTTTGACTTGGTCCAGAAGATGCTGGAGTATGACCCGACTAAACGCCTCTCCCTGGACCAGGCTCTCAGACACCCCTTCTTCACCTGCCTACTCAAGGCCACCAAAAACTGA
- the LOC139366156 gene encoding dual specificity protein kinase CLK4-like isoform X2, which translates to MALKIIKNIDRYREAAMAEVEVLEQMNSLDCDRRYACVRMLDWFDHHGHVCISFELLGLSTYDFLKQNNFQPFPVEHIRIMAYQIIRAVRFLHKNKLTHTDLKPENILFVDSKYDIEYNAKMRRDKRTLKNPDVKVVDFGNATYEHDHHTSVVSTRHYRAPEVILGLGWDHACDVWSLGCILIEYYLGSTLFQTHDSKEHLAMMERVLGPIPVHLLQKTRKRRYVHRYKLDWDAHSSSGRYVRKHCKPLKQYMTAQSADHKQLFDLVQKMLEYDPTKRLSLDQALRHPFFTCLLKATKN; encoded by the exons ATGGCACTGAAGATCATTAAAAACATTGACCGCTACCGTGAGGCGGCCATGGCTGAGGTGGAGGTGCTGGAGCAGATGAACTCTCTGGACTGTGACCGGAGATA tGCGTGTGTGAGGATGCTGGACTGGTTCGACCACCATGGCCACGTGTGTATATCGTTTGAGCTGCTGGGGCTCAGTACCTATGACTTCCTTAAGCAGAACAACTTCCAGCCTTTCCCCGTAGAACACATCAGAATCATGGCCTACCAGATCATCAGAGCCGTACGAT TCCTGcataagaacaagctgacacacactgacctgaAGCCGGAGAACATTCTGTTTGTGGACTCGAAGTACGACATCGAGTACAATGCCAAAATG AGACGTGACAAGAGAACGTTGAAGAACCCGGATGTGAAGGTGGTTGATTTTGGCAACGCCACGTATGAACACGACCACCACACCTCCGTAGTGTCCACGCGCCACTACCGCGCTCCAGAGGTCATTCTGG GTTTGGGCTGGGACCATGCCTGTGACGTgtggagtctgggctgtatcctCATCGAGTACTACCTGGGGTCAACTCTCTTCCAG accCACGACAGTAAAGAACACCTGGCTATGATGGAGAGGGTCCTTGGCCCCATACCTGTACACCTCCTGCAGAAAACCAGGAAGCGTCGGTACGTCCATCGTTACAAGCTGGATTGGGACGCACACAGCTCTTCTGGCAGATATGTGAGGAAACACTGCAAACCACTCAAG cAATACATGACGGCCCAGAGTGCTGACCACAAACAGCTGTTTGACTTGGTCCAGAAGATGCTGGAGTATGACCCGACTAAACGCCTCTCCCTGGACCAGGCTCTCAGACACCCCTTCTTCACCTGCCTACTCAAGGCCACCAAAAACTGA